The following proteins are co-located in the Longimicrobium terrae genome:
- a CDS encoding sensor histidine kinase — translation MNRRHWPTALAVLAAAILVWYLLYSQALVRELRKDAEVHSRIVVRVYSGLSDPDMEPLATLLGLSGEIQRLRIPIVYADQDGVPAFWVNLPFEAAQGDTADMIRVMKYSDRLARQNPPLTEQGLGTIYFGDPPSVERLRWVPLLQVGALVALLATLASVIRHNVRTERERIWAAMARESAHQMATPLSSLAGWVEILRLPEEDREGMATLPAVAGEMEADLDRLEKVARRFEWIGRPVQTESVDVRTLLRLLERYVRVRLPQLGRGVSLEVDIPEGMPAVQGNAILLEWALENLVKNALDALAGAGGRICIEAEALGERRVEIRVTDDGPGVSATVRTTLFEPGVSTKKGGWGVGLSLARRIVEDVHAGKLRLEPSEKGARFVMQLPAVPEPADAGRLRGRGVGLYGGSA, via the coding sequence ATGAACCGCCGCCACTGGCCCACCGCCCTGGCCGTTCTGGCCGCGGCCATCCTGGTCTGGTACCTGTTGTACAGCCAGGCGCTCGTGCGCGAGCTGCGCAAGGACGCCGAGGTGCACTCGCGCATCGTGGTGCGGGTGTACAGCGGGCTCAGCGACCCCGACATGGAGCCGCTGGCCACGCTGCTGGGGCTGTCCGGCGAAATCCAGCGGCTGCGCATTCCCATCGTGTACGCCGACCAGGACGGGGTTCCCGCGTTCTGGGTGAACCTGCCGTTCGAGGCGGCGCAGGGCGACACCGCGGACATGATCCGGGTGATGAAGTACAGCGACCGGCTGGCGCGGCAGAACCCGCCGTTGACGGAGCAGGGGCTGGGAACCATCTATTTCGGCGATCCGCCCTCGGTGGAGCGCCTGCGCTGGGTGCCCCTGCTGCAGGTGGGCGCCCTGGTGGCGCTGCTGGCCACCCTGGCGTCCGTCATCCGCCACAACGTGCGCACGGAACGCGAGCGCATCTGGGCGGCCATGGCGCGCGAGTCGGCGCACCAGATGGCCACGCCGCTTTCGTCGCTGGCGGGATGGGTGGAGATCCTGCGCCTGCCGGAGGAGGACCGCGAGGGGATGGCCACGCTGCCGGCGGTGGCGGGGGAGATGGAGGCGGACCTGGACCGGCTGGAAAAGGTGGCCCGCCGCTTCGAGTGGATCGGCCGCCCGGTGCAGACGGAGTCGGTGGACGTGCGCACGCTGCTGCGGCTGCTGGAGCGCTACGTGCGCGTGCGCCTGCCGCAGCTGGGGCGCGGCGTGTCGCTGGAGGTGGACATTCCCGAGGGGATGCCGGCGGTGCAGGGGAACGCCATTCTGCTGGAGTGGGCGCTGGAGAACCTGGTCAAGAACGCGCTGGACGCGCTGGCCGGGGCGGGCGGCCGCATCTGCATCGAGGCGGAGGCGCTGGGCGAGCGGCGGGTGGAGATCCGGGTGACGGACGACGGGCCGGGCGTGTCGGCGACGGTGCGCACCACGCTGTTCGAGCCGGGCGTATCCACCAAGAAGGGCGGGTGGGGCGTGGGCCTTTCGCTCGCCCGCCGCATCGTGGAGGACGTGCACGCGGGCAAGCTGCGGCTGGAGCCGTCGGAAAAGGGGGCGCGCTTCGTGATGCAGCTTCCCGCGGTGCCGGAGCCGGCGGATGCGGGGCGGCTGCGCGGGCGCGGGGTCGGGTTGTACGGGGGAAGTGCGTAG
- the serS gene encoding serine--tRNA ligase, with protein MIDVRLLRQDPDALRGRLAARGKRDETDQAVDTVLARDAERRALIGEGDELKARRNAVSQEVGLRKRRGEPADDLIAETRTVGDRIREIDARLRDLEAEIEHVLLRMPNVTDASVPAGGEESNALVRTWGERREFSFTPRPHWDIGAELGLMDLAGGARVAGSGFPAYRGMGARLQRALINFFLDLHTGTHGYTEVEPPFLVTRDAMQGTGQYPKFVEDGDAYEIEADGLFLVPTSEVPLVNLLREQLLEPGALPVKFTAYSPCFRREAGSAGKDTRGLLRLHQFDKVELVRFEEPQNSPAALEEITAHAEKVLQLLELPYRVLLLAAGDTGFGSTKTYDLEVWAPGVEKWLEVSSASNMGDFQARRAGIRYRPEAGARPEFVHTLNASGVALPRTVIALLENGQQEDGSVLIPQALQPYLGTDRLVRS; from the coding sequence ATGATCGACGTCCGCCTGCTGCGGCAGGACCCCGACGCCCTGCGCGGCCGCCTGGCCGCGCGGGGCAAGCGTGATGAAACCGACCAGGCCGTCGACACGGTGCTGGCGCGCGACGCCGAGCGCCGCGCCCTGATCGGCGAAGGCGACGAGCTCAAGGCCCGCCGCAACGCCGTCAGCCAGGAAGTGGGCCTTCGCAAGCGGCGCGGCGAGCCGGCCGACGACCTGATCGCCGAAACGCGGACGGTGGGCGACCGCATCCGCGAGATCGACGCCCGCCTGCGCGATCTGGAGGCGGAGATCGAGCACGTTCTTCTGCGCATGCCCAACGTCACCGACGCCTCGGTGCCCGCCGGCGGCGAGGAGTCCAACGCTCTGGTCCGCACCTGGGGCGAGCGGCGCGAGTTCTCCTTCACTCCCCGCCCGCACTGGGACATCGGCGCGGAGCTGGGGCTGATGGACCTGGCCGGCGGCGCGCGCGTGGCGGGAAGCGGCTTTCCCGCGTACCGCGGGATGGGCGCCCGGCTGCAGCGCGCCCTCATCAACTTCTTTCTGGACCTGCACACCGGCACGCACGGCTACACCGAGGTGGAGCCGCCGTTTCTGGTGACGCGCGACGCCATGCAGGGGACGGGGCAGTACCCCAAGTTCGTGGAAGACGGCGACGCGTACGAGATCGAGGCGGACGGGCTCTTTCTGGTTCCCACCAGCGAAGTGCCGCTGGTGAACCTGCTGCGCGAGCAGCTGCTGGAGCCGGGCGCGCTGCCGGTGAAGTTCACCGCGTACTCCCCCTGCTTTCGCCGCGAGGCGGGTTCGGCGGGCAAGGACACGCGCGGGCTGCTGCGGCTGCACCAGTTCGACAAGGTGGAGCTGGTGCGCTTCGAGGAGCCGCAGAACTCCCCCGCGGCGCTGGAAGAGATCACCGCGCATGCGGAAAAGGTGCTGCAGCTGCTGGAGCTTCCGTACCGCGTGCTGCTGCTGGCCGCGGGCGACACGGGCTTCGGCAGCACCAAGACGTACGACCTGGAGGTGTGGGCGCCCGGGGTGGAGAAGTGGCTGGAGGTGAGCAGCGCCAGCAACATGGGCGACTTTCAGGCGCGGCGCGCCGGCATCCGCTACCGCCCCGAGGCGGGGGCGCGGCCGGAGTTCGTGCACACGCTGAACGCGTCGGGCGTGGCGCTTCCCCGCACGGTCATTGCCCTGCTGGAGAACGGCCAGCAGGAGGATGGGTCGGTGCTGATCCCCCAGGCCCTGCAGCCGTACCTGGGAACGGACCGGCTGGTCCGCTCCTGA
- a CDS encoding roadblock/LC7 domain-containing protein translates to MPSLDHALAALAAHPGVRHVLVLGRDGLLIAHHGDPSLDAETVSAMIPGLASAAGALGQASGAGEAETIAVRLGSGVALASVLSDEVLMAVLLDAGVGFAPLLRDLAARRDELAALV, encoded by the coding sequence ATGCCCTCTCTTGACCACGCGCTCGCCGCGCTGGCCGCGCACCCCGGCGTACGCCACGTTCTGGTGCTCGGGCGCGACGGCCTGCTGATCGCGCACCACGGCGACCCCTCGCTGGACGCCGAAACCGTGTCGGCCATGATCCCCGGCCTGGCCTCGGCCGCCGGGGCGCTGGGCCAGGCCAGCGGCGCCGGCGAGGCCGAAACCATCGCCGTGCGCCTGGGCAGCGGCGTGGCGCTGGCGAGCGTGCTTTCGGATGAGGTGCTGATGGCCGTGCTGCTGGACGCGGGCGTGGGGTTTGCCCCGCTTCTGCGCGACCTGGCCGCCCGGCGCGACGAACTGGCCGCGCTGGTGTGA
- a CDS encoding response regulator transcription factor — protein MNADPAADAPRRVLVADDEPHIGRIIQMKLEQGPYEVTLVSDGRAALAELNGTEPIDIVLLDIMMPYATGLEVLAEARRLPHRRETPIIILTAKGQDADRRQAMELGATDFFTKPFSPKKLLARVDELFGGPPSEGGDA, from the coding sequence ATGAACGCAGACCCCGCCGCCGACGCCCCTCGCCGCGTCCTGGTGGCCGACGACGAGCCGCACATCGGCCGCATCATCCAGATGAAGCTGGAGCAGGGTCCCTACGAGGTCACCCTGGTTTCCGACGGCCGGGCCGCGCTCGCCGAACTGAACGGCACCGAGCCCATCGACATCGTTCTGCTGGACATCATGATGCCGTACGCCACCGGGCTGGAGGTGCTGGCCGAGGCGCGCCGCCTTCCGCACCGGCGCGAAACGCCCATCATCATCCTGACCGCCAAGGGGCAGGACGCCGACCGGCGCCAGGCCATGGAGCTGGGCGCCACCGACTTCTTCACCAAGCCGTTCAGCCCCAAGAAGCTGCTGGCGCGGGTGGACGAGCTGTTCGGCGGGCCTCCGTCGGAGGGCGGCGACGCATGA
- a CDS encoding mannose-1-phosphate guanylyltransferase has product MSTANPHLWTVILAGGVGSRFWPVSTPARPKQLLPLASEQPLIRDTVDRIVPLVPADRLRILTGGQLSGALLSVLPELGGEHLLLEPRAAGTGPVLAWAAAELERLDPDAVMVSLHADHVIHPPEAFRALIARAAELAVGHRRLFTIGAPPTRAETGYGYIRLGAPLDGLAGDDHPEPGNAVAEFVEKPDRETAEEYLASGRFLWNTGLFVWRCADMLDQLQAHAPEFRELVPMLRRGESEEFFRLAPTISIDEALLERSDRSGVVRATFAWDDVGAWDAVSRTRPADERGNVLLGDAHAVECDNTVLYADEGPVVGFGVENLVVVRTGGVTFVAHRDRSPDLKRMLQQLPDHLRDLR; this is encoded by the coding sequence ATGAGCACCGCCAATCCGCACCTGTGGACGGTGATTCTGGCCGGCGGCGTGGGCTCGCGATTCTGGCCGGTGAGCACGCCGGCGCGCCCCAAGCAGCTGCTTCCCCTGGCGTCGGAGCAGCCGCTGATCCGCGACACGGTGGACCGCATCGTTCCGCTCGTCCCCGCCGACCGGCTGCGCATCCTGACGGGCGGGCAACTTTCCGGCGCGCTCCTCTCCGTCCTTCCGGAACTGGGCGGCGAGCACCTGCTGCTGGAGCCGCGCGCGGCGGGAACGGGGCCGGTGCTGGCCTGGGCCGCGGCGGAGCTGGAGCGGCTGGATCCGGACGCGGTGATGGTGTCTCTGCACGCGGACCACGTCATCCATCCCCCGGAAGCGTTCCGCGCGCTGATCGCCCGCGCGGCGGAGCTGGCCGTGGGGCACCGCCGCCTGTTCACCATCGGCGCGCCGCCGACGCGCGCGGAAACCGGCTACGGCTACATCCGCCTGGGCGCCCCGCTGGACGGGCTCGCGGGGGACGACCATCCGGAGCCGGGGAACGCCGTCGCCGAGTTCGTGGAGAAGCCGGACCGGGAGACGGCGGAGGAGTACCTGGCGTCCGGCCGCTTTCTGTGGAACACGGGGCTGTTCGTGTGGCGCTGCGCCGACATGCTGGACCAGCTGCAGGCGCACGCGCCGGAGTTCCGCGAGCTGGTGCCCATGCTGCGCCGGGGCGAGTCGGAGGAGTTCTTCCGCCTTGCCCCCACCATCAGCATCGACGAGGCGCTGCTGGAGCGGTCGGACCGCAGCGGCGTGGTGCGCGCCACCTTTGCGTGGGACGACGTGGGTGCCTGGGACGCGGTGAGCCGCACGCGCCCCGCGGACGAGCGCGGCAACGTGCTGCTGGGCGACGCGCACGCGGTGGAGTGCGACAACACCGTGCTGTACGCCGACGAGGGGCCCGTGGTGGGCTTCGGGGTGGAGAACCTGGTGGTCGTGCGTACGGGCGGGGTAACCTTCGTGGCACACCGCGACCGCTCGCCGGACCTGAAGCGCATGCTGCAGCAGCTGCCGGACCACCTGCGCGACCTGCGCTGA
- a CDS encoding putative sugar nucleotidyl transferase codes for MSDLSLILFDDAHSRAWHPFALTRPGGELRFGAFTGRRRAERLFGARCVAHLGPAHLAGFEEADAPPVIPYADAPADGDRLFLSARAVPAWGSGDLWRARRGGAGAVVVDGEVAGWFAPAGTPAPDAAFFDSPSTLLDRTGAVELQGRMIGAMWELMSGSGAQTTADVAGLFGAEQSAEDRPQLPEGAFRFGDHPLVLGERVRIEPGVVFDLTKGPVWLDDGVQVRAFTRLAGPAYVGRGSMVLGGALEEASIGEGCRIRGEFAESVCLNWVNKAHDGHIGHAYLGAWVNLGAETTNSDLKNNYGTVRLWTPSGEQDTGEIKVGCFLGDHVKTGIGLLLNTGTVVGAGSNLYGAEMPPKYVPPFSWGTGDDLTAYRVDKFLDVAKRAMARRGVELSDGAAGQLARAWEAARGPGGE; via the coding sequence ATGTCCGACCTTTCGCTGATTCTGTTTGACGACGCGCACAGCCGCGCGTGGCACCCGTTCGCGCTCACCCGACCCGGCGGCGAGCTGCGCTTCGGCGCGTTTACCGGGCGCAGGCGGGCGGAGCGCCTGTTCGGGGCGCGGTGCGTGGCGCACCTGGGGCCCGCGCACCTGGCCGGCTTTGAGGAGGCGGACGCGCCCCCCGTCATTCCCTACGCCGACGCGCCGGCGGACGGGGACCGGCTGTTTCTGTCCGCGCGCGCCGTTCCCGCGTGGGGCAGCGGTGACCTGTGGCGCGCCCGGCGGGGCGGCGCGGGCGCGGTGGTCGTCGACGGCGAGGTGGCGGGGTGGTTCGCTCCCGCGGGGACGCCGGCGCCAGACGCGGCGTTCTTCGACTCGCCCTCCACGCTGCTGGACCGCACCGGCGCGGTGGAGCTGCAGGGGCGGATGATCGGGGCCATGTGGGAGCTGATGTCCGGCAGCGGCGCGCAGACCACGGCGGACGTGGCCGGCCTGTTCGGCGCGGAGCAGTCGGCGGAGGACCGGCCGCAGCTTCCCGAGGGCGCCTTCCGCTTCGGCGACCATCCGCTGGTGCTGGGCGAGCGCGTGCGGATCGAACCCGGCGTGGTCTTCGACCTCACCAAGGGTCCCGTGTGGCTGGATGACGGGGTGCAGGTGCGGGCGTTCACGCGGCTGGCGGGCCCGGCGTACGTGGGCCGGGGGAGCATGGTGCTGGGCGGCGCGCTGGAAGAGGCCAGCATCGGCGAGGGGTGCCGCATCCGTGGCGAGTTCGCCGAGAGCGTGTGCCTGAACTGGGTGAACAAGGCGCACGACGGCCATATCGGCCACGCCTACCTTGGCGCCTGGGTGAACCTGGGGGCGGAGACCACCAACAGCGACCTCAAGAACAACTACGGCACGGTGCGGCTGTGGACCCCCTCCGGCGAGCAGGACACGGGGGAGATCAAGGTGGGCTGCTTTCTGGGCGACCACGTGAAGACGGGGATCGGCCTGCTGCTGAACACCGGGACGGTGGTGGGCGCGGGGAGCAACCTGTACGGCGCGGAGATGCCGCCCAAGTACGTCCCCCCGTTCAGCTGGGGAACCGGGGATGACCTCACGGCGTACCGGGTGGACAAGTTTCTGGACGTGGCCAAGCGGGCCATGGCGCGCCGCGGCGTGGAGCTTTCCGACGGCGCGGCCGGGCAGCTGGCCCGGGCATGGGAGGCCGCCCGCGGCCCCGGCGGGGAGTGA
- a CDS encoding MBL fold metallo-hydrolase, giving the protein MQVTLLGSGSRGNAVLIESGETRLLVDAGFSGRDLERRLAEVQVDPASLTALLVTHDHGDHTRGMGVAARRWNLPLYLTELTRNVCGSLLDGSEDVRPYSSAEPVRIGGLIVTPFLTVHDAIDPVAVTVTEAATSEKLGIATDLGRATAGVRHALQGCDVLVLESNHDEILLRESPYPWSVKARIGGSHGHLSNRAAAELVGELYHDNLCAVVLAHLSEQANDPHLARDVVGMALERRRYEGTLEVARQESPLAPIDVSRMRRQRLPAQTSLF; this is encoded by the coding sequence TTGCAAGTCACCCTGCTGGGCAGCGGCAGCCGCGGCAACGCGGTGCTGATCGAATCGGGCGAAACGCGGCTCCTGGTGGACGCCGGGTTCAGCGGGCGCGACCTGGAGCGCCGGTTGGCGGAGGTGCAGGTGGACCCCGCCTCGCTCACGGCGCTGCTGGTGACGCACGACCACGGCGACCACACGCGGGGGATGGGCGTGGCCGCGCGCCGGTGGAATCTGCCGCTGTACCTGACGGAACTGACGCGCAACGTATGCGGATCGCTGCTGGACGGCAGCGAGGACGTGCGCCCGTACAGCAGCGCCGAGCCGGTGCGGATCGGCGGATTGATCGTGACGCCGTTCCTTACCGTTCACGACGCGATCGATCCCGTGGCGGTGACGGTGACAGAGGCCGCGACGAGCGAGAAGCTGGGGATCGCCACGGACCTGGGGCGCGCCACGGCGGGCGTGCGGCACGCGCTGCAGGGGTGCGACGTGCTGGTGCTGGAAAGCAACCACGACGAGATCCTGCTGCGCGAAAGTCCGTATCCGTGGTCGGTCAAGGCGCGCATCGGCGGCAGCCACGGCCACCTGAGCAACCGCGCCGCCGCGGAACTCGTGGGCGAGTTGTACCACGACAACCTGTGCGCGGTCGTCCTGGCGCACCTGAGCGAGCAGGCGAACGATCCGCATCTGGCCAGGGACGTCGTGGGGATGGCGCTGGAGCGGCGGCGGTACGAGGGGACGCTGGAGGTGGCGCGGCAGGAGAGCCCGCTGGCGCCCATCGACGTGTCCCGCATGCGCCGCCAGCGCCTCCCCGCGCAGACCTCGCTGTTCTGA
- a CDS encoding TraR/DksA family transcriptional regulator has product MDRTQRDAIERLLLREREKIQRSIGRFQQNTAQSRDAADADLSSYSFHMADQGTDAMEREKSFLFASKEGRYLYRLEEALRRLYTDPEGFGICHGCKNEIPFMRLEALPHARYCLDCKRREEEDKAA; this is encoded by the coding sequence ATGGACCGGACCCAACGCGACGCCATCGAGCGTCTTCTTCTTCGCGAACGCGAGAAAATCCAGCGTTCGATCGGACGGTTTCAGCAGAATACGGCGCAGAGCCGCGACGCCGCCGACGCGGATCTGAGCAGCTATTCGTTCCACATGGCCGACCAGGGCACCGACGCCATGGAGCGCGAAAAGTCGTTCCTGTTCGCCAGCAAGGAAGGCCGCTACCTGTACCGGCTGGAGGAGGCGCTGCGCCGGCTGTACACCGATCCCGAGGGCTTCGGCATCTGCCACGGATGCAAGAACGAGATCCCCTTCATGCGGCTGGAAGCGCTGCCGCACGCGCGCTACTGCCTGGACTGCAAGCGCCGCGAAGAAGAAGACAAGGCGGCCTGA
- the rseP gene encoding RIP metalloprotease RseP — protein sequence MLTILATLVALSLLILIHEFGHFFAAKSVDIAAPRFSLGLGPRVAGFQWGETEFVISAIPLGGYVKMAGMEDDEAAAALEGGEKIEEVDPSRTFDAKPLWARAWVISAGVIMNLLFALLANLILAFAQGEQYVATTQLAPMTTLGGSAAQVAAIPTGAAVTSVGSQQVDSWDRMQELLSEAPAGPVQIGLRGAQPVTLNLPEKGASRDSIRAALRFLSKPVFGAVQPDMPAAKAGIQGDDSIISIGGRPIRAWHEAVEIFRGSPGKPLALELERAGQRRTVTLTPATEKETVNGAERTVGKIGALEKPTIDYRRLSFGDAVAAGFEGTWRMITILLDTLRDLVTGALSPRNLGGLLSIGEASGQSAAQGPASFLFFLAFLSVNLAVLNLLPIPILDGGHLMFLLVEAVRGRPLSIEARIRLSHVGLIIVVGLMLWANGNDVVRYLGRLLNR from the coding sequence GTGCTGACGATTCTGGCGACCCTGGTCGCGCTGTCCCTGCTGATCCTGATCCACGAGTTCGGGCACTTCTTTGCCGCGAAGTCGGTGGACATCGCCGCGCCCCGCTTTTCCCTGGGGCTGGGGCCGCGCGTGGCCGGCTTCCAGTGGGGGGAGACGGAGTTCGTCATCTCCGCCATTCCGCTTGGCGGCTACGTGAAGATGGCGGGGATGGAGGACGACGAAGCCGCCGCCGCGCTGGAAGGCGGCGAAAAGATCGAGGAAGTCGATCCCTCGCGGACCTTTGACGCCAAGCCGCTGTGGGCGCGCGCCTGGGTGATCAGCGCCGGCGTCATCATGAACCTGCTGTTTGCGCTGCTGGCCAACCTGATCCTGGCCTTTGCGCAGGGCGAGCAGTACGTGGCCACCACGCAGCTGGCGCCCATGACCACGCTGGGCGGAAGCGCGGCGCAGGTGGCCGCCATCCCCACCGGCGCGGCCGTGACCTCCGTGGGCTCGCAGCAGGTGGACAGCTGGGACCGCATGCAGGAACTGCTGAGCGAGGCCCCCGCCGGCCCGGTGCAGATCGGACTGCGGGGCGCGCAGCCGGTGACGCTGAACCTGCCGGAAAAGGGAGCCTCGCGCGACAGCATCCGCGCGGCGCTGCGCTTTCTGAGCAAGCCCGTGTTCGGCGCCGTGCAGCCCGACATGCCCGCGGCCAAGGCGGGCATTCAGGGGGACGACAGCATCATCTCCATCGGCGGGCGGCCCATCCGCGCCTGGCACGAGGCGGTGGAGATCTTTCGCGGCAGCCCGGGCAAGCCGCTCGCGCTGGAACTGGAGCGCGCGGGGCAGCGGCGCACGGTGACGCTCACGCCCGCGACGGAAAAAGAGACGGTGAACGGGGCGGAGCGCACGGTCGGCAAGATCGGCGCGCTGGAGAAGCCGACCATCGACTACCGGCGGCTTAGCTTTGGCGACGCGGTGGCGGCCGGGTTCGAGGGCACCTGGCGGATGATCACCATTCTGCTGGATACGCTGCGCGACCTGGTCACCGGCGCTCTCTCGCCGCGCAACCTGGGCGGGCTGCTGTCGATCGGCGAGGCGTCGGGGCAGAGCGCGGCGCAGGGGCCGGCCAGCTTTCTGTTCTTTCTGGCCTTTCTGTCCGTCAACCTGGCCGTGCTGAACCTGCTGCCCATTCCCATTCTGGATGGCGGGCACCTGATGTTTCTGCTGGTGGAGGCCGTGCGCGGCCGGCCGCTCAGCATCGAGGCGCGCATCCGGCTTTCGCACGTGGGTCTGATCATCGTGGTGGGGCTGATGCTGTGGGCCAACGGCAACGATGTGGTCCGCTACCTGGGGCGCCTGCTGAACCGCTGA
- the dxr gene encoding 1-deoxy-D-xylulose-5-phosphate reductoisomerase, with protein sequence MKGVAILGATGSIGASARAVLAQHPESFRAVALTAHRNAGALRELVAEMQPSLAVLADAPVPGDVPPGAAEWRSGRQALLEAATHPDADIVINALVGAAGLEPTLAALRAGKRVALANKESLVCGGPLVLEAAQRGGGELVPVDSEHSAILQCLAGSRAADIRRLVLTASGGPFRTWTPERIAAVTPADALRHPTWDMGAKVTIDSATLANKALEVIEAHFLFGVPYDRIEAVVHPQSIIHSMVEMADGSVLAQMGFPTMEIPVLYALTHPHRLPYQTRRFDPVAAGTLTFEAVRGECFPLFALGVGAGAEGGTAPAVFNAANEVAVAEFLAGRAPFRGIGEAVDDALQRWAGGPVRTLDDVLEADAWARRATTDFLTRLAPC encoded by the coding sequence ATGAAGGGCGTCGCCATACTGGGGGCCACCGGCTCCATCGGCGCGAGCGCGCGGGCGGTGCTGGCGCAGCACCCGGAAAGCTTTCGCGCCGTCGCGCTGACGGCGCACCGCAACGCGGGCGCCCTGCGCGAACTGGTGGCGGAGATGCAGCCCTCCCTCGCCGTGCTCGCCGACGCGCCCGTCCCCGGCGACGTGCCCCCGGGCGCGGCGGAGTGGCGCAGCGGGCGGCAGGCGCTGCTGGAGGCGGCCACGCACCCGGACGCGGACATCGTCATCAACGCGCTGGTGGGCGCCGCCGGGCTGGAGCCCACGCTCGCCGCGCTGCGCGCCGGAAAGCGGGTGGCGCTGGCCAACAAGGAGTCGCTCGTCTGCGGCGGGCCGCTGGTGCTGGAGGCCGCGCAGCGGGGCGGGGGAGAGCTGGTGCCGGTGGACAGCGAGCACAGCGCCATCCTGCAATGCCTGGCCGGAAGCCGCGCGGCGGACATTCGGCGGCTCGTCCTCACCGCGTCGGGCGGCCCGTTCCGCACCTGGACGCCCGAGCGCATCGCCGCGGTGACCCCCGCGGACGCGCTGCGGCACCCCACGTGGGACATGGGCGCCAAGGTGACCATCGACAGCGCCACGCTGGCCAACAAGGCGCTGGAGGTCATCGAGGCGCACTTTCTGTTCGGCGTGCCGTACGACCGCATCGAGGCCGTCGTACATCCGCAGTCCATCATCCACTCGATGGTGGAGATGGCGGACGGTTCGGTGCTGGCGCAGATGGGCTTTCCGACGATGGAAATCCCCGTTCTGTACGCGCTCACGCACCCGCACCGGCTGCCGTACCAGACGCGCCGCTTTGACCCCGTGGCCGCGGGGACGCTGACCTTTGAGGCCGTTCGCGGCGAGTGCTTTCCGCTTTTCGCCCTGGGCGTGGGCGCGGGGGCGGAGGGCGGAACCGCGCCGGCCGTGTTCAACGCCGCCAACGAGGTGGCCGTTGCCGAGTTTCTGGCCGGCCGCGCCCCGTTCCGCGGCATCGGCGAGGCGGTGGACGATGCACTGCAGCGGTGGGCCGGCGGGCCCGTCCGCACCCTGGACGACGTGCTGGAGGCCGATGCCTGGGCCCGGCGCGCCACGACCGACTTTCTGACCCGGCTTGCCCCGTGCTGA
- a CDS encoding phosphatidate cytidylyltransferase codes for MAASETLTRVGVALAGIPVVIAAAYFGEWVLAALLAAIAALTARELFRMAARKAPRPLELLGMMGAAGMILGAAIDPRMGLANPVPAAVLVVLTMTVATAAIWTRGVEGEPFLSLAITVFGAGYAGLLAFGLFLRHLPGVDDPLHGTAILFAPILLTWVSDTAAYFGGRAMGKHKLIPRVSPGKTVEGALSAVAGSLLAGAGYAVLLGRFPAYHPTILQGAVFGLLVSVFAQVGDLAESLLKRDVGVKDSGTLLPGHGGALDRFDSLLFTLPLGYAFFRFVVGG; via the coding sequence GTGGCCGCATCGGAAACGCTGACCCGGGTGGGCGTTGCCCTGGCCGGAATCCCCGTGGTGATCGCCGCGGCCTATTTCGGCGAATGGGTGCTCGCCGCCCTGCTGGCCGCCATCGCCGCGCTCACCGCGCGCGAACTGTTTCGCATGGCGGCCCGCAAGGCGCCGCGCCCCCTGGAGCTTCTGGGGATGATGGGCGCGGCGGGGATGATCCTGGGCGCGGCCATCGACCCGCGGATGGGCCTCGCCAACCCCGTCCCTGCCGCCGTCCTCGTCGTGCTGACGATGACGGTGGCCACCGCCGCCATCTGGACGCGCGGCGTGGAGGGTGAGCCGTTTCTCTCGCTCGCCATCACCGTCTTTGGCGCGGGGTACGCGGGGCTGCTCGCCTTCGGCCTCTTTCTGCGCCACCTTCCCGGCGTGGACGATCCGCTCCACGGCACCGCCATCCTGTTCGCCCCCATTCTCCTTACCTGGGTGAGCGACACCGCCGCCTACTTTGGCGGCCGGGCGATGGGAAAGCACAAGCTCATCCCGCGCGTAAGCCCCGGAAAGACGGTGGAGGGCGCGCTTTCCGCGGTCGCCGGGAGCCTGCTGGCCGGAGCGGGGTACGCCGTGCTTCTGGGCCGCTTTCCCGCGTACCATCCCACAATCCTGCAGGGCGCCGTGTTCGGCCTCCTGGTGTCCGTCTTCGCGCAGGTGGGCGATCTGGCGGAGTCGCTGCTCAAGCGCGACGTGGGGGTAAAGGATTCGGGAACGCTGCTCCCCGGCCACGGCGGCGCGCTGGACCGCTTCGATTCGCTCCTCTTCACCCTGCCGCTGGGGTACGCGTTCTTCCGCTTCGTGGTGGGTGGATGA